A single bacterium DNA region contains:
- a CDS encoding HU family DNA-binding protein: protein MTKAELIDAVAAGVGISKKAAGEAIDSVFDNITKSLKKGGKYTQVGFGTFSVVTRKAREGRNPQTGKTIRIPQRKVVKFTSGKALKETV from the coding sequence ATGACTAAGGCCGAACTGATCGATGCCGTGGCCGCAGGTGTTGGCATTTCCAAAAAAGCCGCCGGAGAGGCTATCGACAGCGTGTTCGACAACATCACCAAAAGCCTGAAGAAGGGTGGCAAGTACACCCAGGTGGGCTTCGGGACTTTCTCCGTGGTCACCCGGAAAGCGCGCGAGGGCCGCAACCCGCAGACTGGCAAGACCATCCGCATCCCGCAGCGCAAGGTTGTCAAGTTCACCTCCGGCAAGGCCCTCAAAGAGACAGTCTGA
- a CDS encoding ABC transporter ATP-binding protein: MEDSAVETVGPLLDVRGLTVTLASGVRAVEGVDFTLGAGECLALVGESGCGKTLTALSLLRAVPEDVGRSEAERMALEGVELNRLSPAGLRRVRGGRIAMVFQDPSAALDPLFKVGEQIVETYRAHHRAGRSEAVAQALGALAAAGIPDSRRVFGSYPHQLSGGQKQRAVIAMALVTGAALLIADEPTTALDVTVERQIIELLAGLCTTRSLALLLISHNLHLVRSLARRVAVMYSGQIVECAPAAELFSAAAHPYTRALLDCIPQPDGTLRSIGGQLPAPGAWPAGCRFRDRCALAVSGCELPQALRPLDNRPGRLVRCHRAGATESGAG, translated from the coding sequence ATGGAAGACAGCGCAGTTGAAACAGTCGGGCCGCTGCTGGATGTACGGGGCCTGACAGTGACCCTGGCCTCGGGTGTCCGGGCGGTCGAGGGCGTGGATTTCACGCTCGGGGCCGGGGAATGCCTGGCTCTGGTGGGCGAAAGCGGCTGCGGCAAGACCCTGACCGCCCTGTCCCTGCTGCGGGCCGTGCCAGAGGATGTGGGCCGCTCGGAGGCCGAACGCATGGCGCTGGAGGGGGTCGAGTTGAACCGGCTGAGCCCGGCCGGGCTGCGCCGGGTGCGCGGCGGGCGGATCGCCATGGTGTTCCAGGACCCCTCGGCCGCGCTCGACCCGCTTTTCAAGGTCGGGGAGCAGATCGTGGAGACATACCGCGCCCATCACCGGGCCGGACGGTCCGAGGCCGTAGCTCAGGCCCTCGGGGCTCTGGCCGCGGCGGGGATCCCCGACAGCCGCCGCGTCTTCGGCAGCTACCCGCACCAGCTCAGCGGCGGGCAGAAACAGCGCGCCGTGATCGCCATGGCCCTCGTGACCGGGGCCGCCCTGCTGATCGCGGATGAGCCCACCACGGCGCTGGATGTCACCGTGGAGCGTCAGATAATCGAGCTTCTGGCCGGCCTGTGCACCACACGCTCGCTGGCCCTGCTCCTGATCAGCCACAACCTGCACCTGGTGCGCAGCCTGGCCCGCCGCGTGGCGGTGATGTACTCCGGGCAGATCGTGGAATGCGCCCCGGCCGCGGAGCTGTTCTCCGCTGCCGCGCACCCTTACACCCGCGCGTTGCTGGACTGTATCCCCCAGCCGGATGGCACTCTGCGCAGCATCGGCGGTCAGCTGCCCGCTCCGGGCGCCTGGCCCGCGGGCTGCCGTTTCCGCGACCGTTGCGCTCTGGCCGTATCGGGCTGCGAGCTGCCCCAGGCGCTCCGTCCGCTCGACAACCGGCCAGGACGCCTGGTGCGCTGCCATCGCGCCGGGGCGACAGAAAGCGGGGCGGGATGA
- a CDS encoding biopolymer transporter ExbD gives MLLRKKDKGMPECPTSSLADIAFLLLIFFLVTTTFNEEKGLEMLLPESKAEEVQISQKNMLHIMVQPDGRVVLKKGKNPEEPPIPVDGLAERMRQEISLNPKVIAAVKTSPDATYNMMVQVLDELQEAEATRISLQMLGE, from the coding sequence ATGCTGTTGAGAAAAAAAGATAAAGGCATGCCCGAGTGCCCGACCTCATCCTTGGCCGATATCGCATTCCTGCTGCTGATCTTTTTCCTCGTCACCACGACGTTCAACGAGGAAAAGGGCCTTGAAATGCTGTTGCCCGAGTCCAAGGCCGAGGAAGTCCAGATCAGTCAGAAGAACATGCTCCATATCATGGTCCAGCCGGATGGACGGGTCGTGCTGAAAAAGGGCAAAAACCCCGAGGAGCCCCCGATCCCGGTCGATGGTCTGGCCGAGCGGATGCGGCAGGAGATTTCGCTCAACCCGAAGGTCATTGCCGCGGTCAAGACCAGCCCGGATGCCACCTACAACATGATGGTCCAGGTGCTGGACGAGCTGCAGGAGGCCGAGGCCACCCGGATTTCCCTGCAGATGCTCGGGGAATGA
- a CDS encoding MotA/TolQ/ExbB proton channel family protein: MINWLLYNNLSQWFFSTPFGDFCVKGGIFMIPLAICSIWGLAIVIVKYTTLTMASVKTRRLLKQVNAFMAEKNIQGAVELCENTEGPVAAIMLAGLRKVKEGSERVLKAIENTGTIELAFLERGLISMATIISVAPMFGFLGTVSGMINAFAVIEKMGEVSPQAVAGGIKEALITTAAGLTIALPVQMFHNYFVTKIDRLILDMEESSQNIVEAVIELENKAK; encoded by the coding sequence ATGATTAATTGGCTTCTGTATAACAACCTGAGCCAGTGGTTCTTCTCCACTCCGTTCGGAGACTTCTGTGTAAAGGGCGGAATTTTCATGATTCCCCTGGCTATCTGCTCCATCTGGGGTCTGGCAATCGTCATCGTGAAGTACACCACCTTGACCATGGCCAGTGTCAAGACCCGCCGCCTGCTCAAACAGGTCAATGCTTTCATGGCTGAAAAGAACATCCAGGGCGCGGTCGAGCTGTGTGAGAACACCGAGGGCCCGGTGGCCGCGATCATGCTGGCCGGTCTGCGCAAGGTTAAAGAGGGCAGCGAGCGCGTGCTCAAGGCCATCGAGAACACCGGCACCATCGAACTGGCCTTCCTGGAGCGGGGTCTTATCTCCATGGCTACGATCATCTCGGTGGCCCCGATGTTCGGGTTCCTCGGGACGGTGTCCGGTATGATCAACGCCTTTGCCGTCATCGAGAAGATGGGTGAAGTCAGCCCGCAGGCCGTGGCTGGCGGTATCAAGGAAGCTCTGATCACCACCGCCGCCGGTCTGACCATCGCTCTGCCGGTGCAGATGTTCCATAACTATTTTGTCACCAAGATCGACCGCCTGATCCTGGACATGGAGGAAAGCTCCCAGAATATCGTCGAGGCCGTGATTGAGCTGGAGAACAAGGCCAAGTAA
- a CDS encoding biopolymer transporter ExbD produces MDVRSKKMGGFKRKSGVGATVPTGSLADIAFLLLIFFLVTTVFRKETPLKIAWPEATALKKTEFKSKNILHVWVNKDDPSTPGINEEGLVYVDDVAYNLADPARQSALVEKLKLESANRKGKILIAFRADRDLNYRKINVALEMLKQANTVQVMFATNLEKETLDLRR; encoded by the coding sequence GTGGATGTACGTTCAAAAAAGATGGGGGGATTCAAGCGGAAAAGCGGCGTAGGAGCCACCGTGCCCACCGGCTCGCTGGCCGACATCGCTTTCCTTCTCCTCATTTTCTTCCTGGTTACGACGGTGTTCCGCAAGGAAACCCCGTTGAAGATCGCCTGGCCCGAGGCGACGGCCCTGAAAAAGACCGAATTCAAGAGTAAAAATATTCTGCATGTCTGGGTGAACAAGGACGACCCTTCCACGCCTGGAATCAACGAGGAAGGCTTGGTGTACGTCGATGACGTCGCCTACAACCTCGCCGATCCCGCGCGTCAGAGCGCTTTGGTCGAGAAGCTGAAGCTCGAATCGGCCAACCGGAAAGGCAAGATCCTGATCGCCTTCCGCGCCGACCGCGATCTGAATTACCGTAAGATCAACGTGGCTCTCGAAATGCTCAAACAGGCCAACACCGTTCAGGTCATGTTCGCCACCAACCTGGAAAAAGAAACCCTGGACCTGAGGAGATAG
- a CDS encoding ATP-binding cassette domain-containing protein — translation MKDDKPLVECRALVKGYGRNCARAVDRVDLSLAPGETLALVGESGCGKSTTGRLLLALERPDSGSVSFDGVELSALGAGPLRRLRKRMQMVFQDPLGSLNPRFTVFRTLAEPLRLHAGLDGGPLRARVEELLRCVGLDAAHAGRFPHEFSGGQRQRVAIARAIAAGPDFVVADEPVSALDLSIQGQILTLLLQLKRSLGLTLLFISHDLGVVRAISDRVAVMRRGRVVELADTAELFGCPLHPYTRTLLACAGLDGGLGGGGGRGGAPDGCAWSDDSQFDSAAVVPDLVEHSTGHWVALKK, via the coding sequence ATGAAAGACGACAAACCCCTGGTCGAATGCCGGGCCCTGGTCAAGGGCTACGGCCGCAACTGCGCCCGGGCGGTGGACCGGGTGGACCTGAGCCTGGCCCCGGGCGAAACATTGGCCCTGGTGGGCGAGAGCGGCTGCGGCAAGAGCACCACCGGCCGTCTGCTGCTGGCCCTGGAGCGGCCGGACTCGGGCAGCGTCAGTTTCGACGGGGTCGAGCTGAGCGCGCTGGGAGCGGGACCGCTGCGCCGCCTTAGAAAGCGGATGCAGATGGTGTTCCAGGACCCCCTGGGCTCGCTAAACCCGCGTTTCACGGTCTTCCGGACCCTGGCCGAGCCGCTGCGCCTGCATGCCGGCCTCGATGGCGGCCCGCTGCGCGCGCGGGTGGAGGAGCTCCTGCGCTGTGTCGGCCTGGACGCGGCGCACGCCGGGCGTTTCCCCCACGAGTTCAGCGGCGGCCAGCGCCAGCGGGTGGCCATCGCCCGGGCCATCGCCGCGGGGCCCGATTTCGTGGTGGCCGATGAGCCGGTCTCGGCCCTCGACCTTTCGATCCAGGGCCAGATACTGACTCTTCTGTTGCAGCTCAAGCGCTCGCTGGGTCTGACTCTGCTGTTCATCTCGCACGACCTGGGCGTGGTGCGGGCGATAAGCGACCGGGTGGCGGTGATGCGCCGCGGACGGGTGGTGGAGCTGGCCGACACGGCCGAACTGTTCGGCTGTCCGCTGCACCCCTACACCCGCACACTGCTCGCCTGCGCCGGTCTGGATGGGGGCTTGGGCGGGGGCGGGGGCCGGGGCGGGGCCCCGGATGGCTGCGCCTGGTCGGATGACTCACAATTCGACTCCGCGGCAGTTGTCCCGGACCTGGTTGAGCACTCCACCGGCCACTGGGTCGCCCTGAAAAAATAG
- a CDS encoding 30S ribosomal protein THX: MGKGDKRTKRGKIYRGTFGKSRPHKIERQDKEAGKK; the protein is encoded by the coding sequence ATGGGCAAAGGCGACAAAAGGACCAAGCGCGGCAAGATCTACCGCGGCACATTCGGTAAGAGCCGGCCGCACAAGATCGAGCGACAGGACAAGGAAGCCGGTAAGAAATAA
- a CDS encoding energy transducer TonB, which translates to MAENSTPKSGSVKVVESANFRFKQRYGKFFAISVFLSLFGHITFIIATPSFSGEVAMREESAMEALELPPEVVIPPPPKALAKPSVPIAAQEEVNEDITIDETTPPPPDLIPEVPVQEEKVEVEEFLMVAEVMPKLKSMPPRPEMPSYIARARVNVTTKIEFFVTKTGDVDPQRTKIAVSSGYPELDQIAVEWAKQMKFHPALNRGEPVAVRMAMPIVWKSK; encoded by the coding sequence ATGGCTGAAAACAGCACTCCCAAGTCCGGCAGCGTCAAGGTTGTCGAGAGCGCGAACTTCCGTTTCAAGCAGCGCTACGGTAAGTTTTTCGCGATCAGTGTATTCCTCTCGCTGTTCGGTCATATAACGTTCATCATCGCCACTCCCTCGTTCAGCGGCGAGGTGGCTATGCGTGAAGAGTCCGCGATGGAGGCCCTCGAGCTTCCGCCTGAGGTCGTCATCCCGCCTCCGCCCAAGGCCCTGGCCAAGCCCAGCGTGCCTATCGCCGCGCAGGAAGAGGTCAACGAGGACATCACCATCGATGAAACCACTCCGCCCCCGCCCGACCTGATCCCGGAAGTCCCGGTTCAGGAGGAAAAGGTGGAGGTTGAGGAGTTCCTGATGGTGGCCGAGGTGATGCCCAAGCTCAAGAGCATGCCTCCGCGGCCCGAGATGCCCTCGTACATAGCCCGCGCCCGGGTCAACGTGACCACCAAGATCGAGTTCTTCGTCACCAAGACCGGTGATGTCGACCCGCAGCGCACCAAGATCGCCGTCTCCTCGGGCTACCCCGAGCTGGATCAGATCGCGGTGGAATGGGCCAAGCAGATGAAGTTCCATCCCGCCCTCAACCGCGGCGAGCCGGTCGCGGTCAGAATGGCGATGCCCATTGTCTGGAAATCGAAGTAA